CCGCGCTCCGCCGCCGACACCGCCGCCGACCGGCCGGCGACGAACCGCACGATGCTCACCGACCCGACGAAGCCCAGCAACGCCAGCACCACCAGGACCGGCAGGGTCGTCGCATGCCGGTTGATGGCCGCCTCCGCCGCCAGGCCACCGACGATGATCGCGATCAGCACCTCGGCGGCGACCACCCGGTCCAGCAGCGACGGTCCTCGGATGATCCGCCCGACAGTGAGCAGGGCAGCCGTACCGAGCAGGACGGTGACCACGACGGCGACGATCGTCATGCCGACTCTCCTTGGGGCGGGACCGGCGGGACCGGTCCGGGCGAGGGGACGGACCCACCCGGTCCGTGCGACGAGACGGACACGGCCGGAGCCGGTGGCGGGACCGGCGCGTCGAGCTGGCGTACCTCGGCGGCGGAGCCGACCGCCCGGACGATCCGGGCCTCCAACTCCAGCACCTTCTCCCGGGCCTGCTCGACGTCACGGTGGTCGGCGACGTCGAGCACATGGACGTACAGGGTGCCGGTCGCGGCGTCGGCCGCGACGATCAGACTTCCGGGGATCAGCGACAGCGCCTCACCGGTCAGGGTCAGGTTGAGATCGGTACGCACCCGTAGCCGCACCGCGATCACCGCGCTGCGCGGCGTGTGCCCGAACCGTACGGCGGTCCAGGCGACCTGAGCGCTGGCGGTGAACAGGTCGATGACGAACCTGACCAGGAAGACCAGCACCGCCACCGGGCGAATCCGGCCGTCGAAGGCCACCGGCGGAAGCGGAA
The sequence above is a segment of the Solwaraspora sp. WMMD406 genome. Coding sequences within it:
- a CDS encoding monovalent cation/H+ antiporter complex subunit F → MTIVAVVVTVLLGTAALLTVGRIIRGPSLLDRVVAAEVLIAIIVGGLAAEAAINRHATTLPVLVVLALLGFVGSVSIVRFVAGRSAAVSAAERGGRR
- a CDS encoding Na+/H+ antiporter subunit E; this encodes MSPVSKSVQLRNQLIAVVVLVVLWNLFYGEFSIGNVIGGALVALAVITVFPLPPVAFDGRIRPVAVLVFLVRFVIDLFTASAQVAWTAVRFGHTPRSAVIAVRLRVRTDLNLTLTGEALSLIPGSLIVAADAATGTLYVHVLDVADHRDVEQAREKVLELEARIVRAVGSAAEVRQLDAPVPPPAPAVSVSSHGPGGSVPSPGPVPPVPPQGESA